The Carassius carassius chromosome 37, fCarCar2.1, whole genome shotgun sequence genomic sequence CTCTGTGAGCTGAAACCCTTTAAACCAGTAGAGGTTTGATCAAACTGATAAATCCTGTCTTCCAGGTGATGGGATCCCCTGAGCCGGTTAAGTAGCTGTCGCTCCAGTTCTGTTCAGCGTTTTACTAGAGTTTGGTTTAGTATTATGTGTTTGGTTTCCTCGGGTGTACTTTCGCTTTTGTTTCTGGATCAGCAGCAGTGAAACTGAGGATTAGACGAGAATCAGTCAGTCGTCGAGTCCTGAGTCCCTGCAGAGATGTACGAGCTGGAAAAGGAGAATTTGCGGCGCTTTAACGATCATATCACCATGTTTTTACGACCGTCACTCATCAAGGACTTCATGACAGAGTACCTGGGGAAAAAAGGTGAGAGTTAATGAATAAACACCGACGCAACGAATCAGTTCAATGAAGTCTGTAGCAAACCTGCTTGTTATCTGAAGATGTTACTGGACAGATGAATGAATGAAGCATCCTGGAAACACTTTTAGTTCCTATCTTGTTGGAGATAATGAAGCCTTATTGAGAATTATGTGATATGAAGAGAGCATACTGTAGCTATGCTAATAAATATGTAAAGGAGGCTTTAAGTTAGTTTCGGTCTTTCAGATGCCATTTGCTCACAAATATGATCATCCTCATGCTGTGTatttgttatgtttgtttttataaaaactcaacttatacagtaaaaaaatattatttggaatATATGTTTAGTTTCTGTTCATTTATAAAGTCGCTTTAGATGAAAGCCTttgatattaataaatgttttaaaaaatgtataccccttagcctactgtaatgttagattgattgattgactggttggtttttattttattttatttttataataaattacatttcaccaGCCTATTTATTCATTCTGGTCCAATACTGTacgttttgatttatttaaatatttatgcaaatattttatttattttgcactatATAGTactgtactgtttttatttatctttttttttttttagttcattttgacattttcacTCAGTTTTTCAAGTTCATTTGTCTGTATATTCAATTCAAAATCTGTTTAAAatctaaaaagtaaacaaatctaTTGTTTGGTTTGGTAATGTCATGGCCATTCAAAGTGAGTGCTGaaccagagacagacgcgtttgtACATtgctgcattataaccaatcacaaacgattatgttgagcttatgaatgcaatggccaatcagcgACGtgcagatgagtcatcgctgaaacgcGCTGTTTCGTTCACTCGCTCGCTGCCTGAAGTAcctggcgaattctctcatcagaaacaacgaAGTGCAGATTTGCGCACGAATGTAAGTGCAGATATTAATTTAACAgtgtaaacagcttcagtgattttaatgggagtttttgagagtgcctgaactctggctagactgaatatAAATGTTCTGTGATGATTTAAATGtcctttgctctctgtaaaattaAAGTGTTAGTTGGTTTCTTACAATACtgttattaaattaacattaaatacaaattcagttgcattaaaaatattttatggcatgacacccatcTGGTATAGGCCTAGCCCATCACCATTTACTAATCAACtaaatctataaaggtgcaataCGCATTTACTTacatatactatactataaaataaacacacaattgTGCCATAATACTTGTTTTTTGCAACCTGTCTCCAGGTATGAgcgctattctattctattctaatctaATCTACTCTATTGTCTCTGTGCACAGAGATTGTGGAGAGTATTCTCTCTACAGAGACAAAGTCTGTAACCGAAGCTGCCCAGATGCTGCTGGCCGAAATGTGTTGTTTAGAGGAAACTGGTTGGTTTCAGGCCTTTCTGGACACTTTACACGCCTCAGGTGAGCTCAGTGACTTCCACTTCTCATTTCGCGCCACAATGCAGGGCTCAAGAACATAGATGCAAACTCCTTACCTTTCAGTGACAGCTCACCCTTTTTTGAGATCAAAACAGGTCACCTATGAGATTTGCTTAGATTCAATGAGAAAGTGTTTTACAAGAGCACTTGTGATATTACAAGGGAAAATAAAGAACTGTTTCAATAAGTTTTGtatagtatttattttctttactcctTACTTCAAAAACAATGTCTAAAAagggtattttatgtatttgaggTTCCAGATGTGGGAACGATTAGAGAGAGggcaaatattttacattttaggtCAGCATTGCTGTCTAATCATGGGAGATGCTGAGGATGTGTGTATGCTGATGTGCTGTAGATTACACCGGACTGCACCACGCCATTAAAGAGTGGAGCTTCCAGGAAATAGAGAAGCTGAGCGAACACAGGAGACTTCTCGAGAAGATCGAAGCCTCAATCACTAAACACATGAAGCCCAGTGAGATGCTCGTGCACATGAGTGACTGTCTGAAGCCCAGAGAGTGTGAGGAGATCCGGGCTGTGAGTTTCCTCTCAAACATACTCTACAGAAGCACACAGACTCCTGATGTATGCCTGtataaatgtatgtttgtgtCCTCACGAGTCCGTGCTgtgtgtgttacaggaggagAATCAGCGAGGTCGTATAACTGCCAGTGAGAAGCTTGTGATGAGTCTCCTGCGCTCAGACAAACCCAACTGGTTTAAACTGCTGAAGATTGCGCTGGGAAACTGTGACTTAGATGAGGCTCTACAGCTGCTGGAGAAAGGTTATTgaattctatctatctgtctctctctgtctgtatatTTGTctgtgactgtctgtctgtctgtctgtctgtatgtgtctgtctgtctgtctgactgactgactctctgtctgtctgtctgactgactgactctctgtctgtctgtctgtctgtctgactctctgtctgtctgtctgtctttctgtctgtctgactgactatctgtctgtctgtctgtctttctgtctgtctgactgactctctgtctgtctgtctgtctgtctgtctgtctgtctttctttctttctttctttctttctttctttctttctttctttctttctttctttctttctttctttctgtctgtctgtctgtctgactgactgactctctgtctgtctgtctgtctgtctgtctgtctgtctgactctctgtctgtctgtctgtctttctgtctgtctgactgtctctctgtctgtctgtctgtctgtctgactgactctctgtctgtctgtctgtctgtctgtctgtctgtccgtccgtccgtccgtctttctttctttctttctttctttctttctttctttctttctttctttctttctgtctgtctgtctgtctgtctgactctctgtctgtctgtctgtctgtctgtctgtctttctgtctgactgagtctctgtatgtctgtctgtctgtctgtctgtctgtctgtctgtctttctgtctgactGAGtccctgtctgtctttctttacctgtctgtctgtctgtctgtctgcctttctgtctgtctgtgcatgtctttctgtttttatgtctgtctgtctgactgactatctgtctgtctgtctgtgtctgtctgtctgtctgtctgtttgtctctctgtctgtctgtctgtgtgtgtctgtctgtctgtctgtctgtctgtctgtctgtctgtctgtctgtttgtctgtctgtctgtctgtctgtctgtctgtctgtctgtctgtctgtctgactgactctctgtatgtctgtctttctgtctttctgtctttatgtctgtctgtctgtctgtctgtctgactgactctctgtttgtctgtctttctgtctttctgtctgtctgtctgtctgtctgactgtctgtctgtctgtctgactgactctctgtttgtctgtctttctgtctgtctgtctgtctgactgagtctctgtttgtctctctgtctgtctgtctctctgtttgtttgtttgtctgtctgtctgtctgtctgtctgtctgtctgtctgtctgactgactctctgtctttctgtctgtctgtgcctgtctgtttgtctgtctgtctgtctgtctgtctgtctgtctgtctgactgagtCTCTGTTtgcctctctgtctgtctgtctgtctgtctctctgtttgtttgtttgtctgtctgtctgtttgactgtctgtctgtctttctttctttctttctttctttctgtctgtctgtgcctgtctgtctgtctttctgtctgtctgtctgtctgtctgactgagtctctgtctgtctgtctgtctgtttgactgtctgtctgtctttctttctgtctgtctgtctgtttgtctgtctgtctgtctgactgtctgtctttctgtctgtctctctgtctttctgtctgtctgtgcctgtctgtctgtttttctgtctgtctgtttgtctgtctgtctgtctgtctgactgagtctatgtttgtctgtctgtctgtttttctgtctgtctgtctgtctgtttgtctttctttctgtctgtctgtctgtctgtctgtctgtgtctgtctgtctgtctgtctttctgtctttctgtctgtctgtctgtctgtctgtctctctgtccatctatttttgtctgtctgtttgactgtctttctgtctatgtgtgtgtgtgtgtgtgtgtgtctgtctgtgtgtcttttATAATCCTCACATGTTCAAGTACTCTCTCCTGAACTCTGTGCTGCAGATGAAGAAGTAAAGGCATTAAAGGTCAATGAATGTGATGAAGAGCCGGAGGCCATGATTACGACCGTGAGTTTCGAGTACAGAGAGGAGACTGAAGACATGCTGATGAGAGGCAACAACACGAGCGCCTCAGAGAAACCCACCGGTTTCAAAGGTATGCAGCCCAACATGAACACGCTAACGTCACCTGAGAGTGCCTGTGTCTGTCGAAATGTGACCTTTGACCTATGCACAGGGGAAGCTGAGCGATCAGGTGAGCGGAAGCTGAGAGAATATCAGAAGGAGCTGACCACTGCTGCCACCCAGGGCCAAAACACCATCATCTGCGCTCCCACAGGTGCATTAAAGACATCATTCAATGAAAATTTGCACTttgtattttctaaatgcatgttattgatatTAGTGTAATTAATTCAGCTACTAATgtcttattttatataaaaaaaaataagtaattaaaatgttcataaaagagagcttttttaaaattgaaataaatgtttatcctaatgatttttggcataaaagaaagatggataattgtgacccatacaatgtattgctttctactgctacaaatatacctgtgctactgataACTGCTCAAGAGACACATATATAGTATGTGTTAGAGTTGCAAatctttatttatacagtgaATTAATTTGTCCTTTATAAATTCATAATGATTTGATTCAATGCAATTTAAGGGGAGATTTAATTTGATTCAACTGGCTctcaattaatgtatttatttgagtTCATTCATAGGATTATGTGAAtgttagaaaaagaaaaactactaaatattatttttatatttaatggttattattattttaaaatatgaaatcatGCTTTACCAAATCACGGTGTATTACATTTTTAGCATTTCAAATAGACTCTTGACCAAAACAAAAGAATCATAAATGAATCACAGTTCAAGTAAATCGTACACCCctgtataaaatatgtttaaaaaataataatccagtcAACAACCGATGGATAAAAGCTTTCATGTATTTGTCCATTTATTAGCTTTTACTGTACATCTGTTACATTCATATGCATCACAGTATGAAAGTAAATATTGGTCTAAAGATTCTGTTATTAATTTTTGATTAAGAAAAATCAGGCATGCATGAATGACCTCATGACTTCCACTCAACTTTCCCTTAGGTTGTGGAAAAACTATTGTGGCTTTGGCCATCAGTGAATATCACCTGAAGCAGTTTCCTGAAAGAGCAAAGATCGTGTTTTTGGCAACCAAGGTCGATGTCTACGAACAGCAGTACAAACTTTTCAAGGAGCACTTTTCCAGCAAGGATCCAAACATCAGgcacgatcacacacacacacacacacacacacacacacacacacacacacacacacacacacacacactcacacacactcactcactcacacacatacatgtaaatTCATTCATTAAGGAAACAATGCTGTGTGTTGATGCTGAGATGCACAACATGGCATTTTTCTTTAGCGAAATAGACCATAAAAAGACAATATTGTATTTACAATATAAgccacttaatattaacttcttgtttattaaataattgcGCTGACATGAAGTCTGCCACAGACCATGCTAACCAAACCATTCTTATAATCTTCCTACATGCGTGTAATTGATTAACTGTCTATGATTATTGCTTCCCAGTGACAGGCCTCAGCAAGATCAGTATTATAGCAATAAGTTATACAGTAAATTACAGATACGCTAGTTGGTTTAATTGATATAATTAttccagatgtgtgtgtgtggatgtcggTCCTCCtctctgaagtgtgtgtgttgtgatctgcAGGGTGACGGGGATGTGCGGTGATATGGAAATGTCTGTGCGCTGGCTCATTGAGAATCATGATATCGTGGTGATGACGGCTCAGATCCTGGTGAATGCGCTGCAGAGCCCTGAGTTGCTGTCTCTGGAGATCCTGTCGCTCATCCTGTTCGACGAGTGTCACAACACAACCGGAAAACACCCCTACAACAACATCATGACCCGCTACCTGGACACCAAACTCaccagcagcacacacacactgccacagGTGCACAGCACACCGTTatactctattctattctattctattctattctattctattcttcaaCCAACCATTTATCCTACATAGGATCATAGAGATGCTGTTAAAATAACACCCTTTATAGATtctaaattttaaaattatttattgtattttattattataaaatattttatttatttgttttatttatttttattttatggaggGTCACAGAGATGAAAACGAACACCGTTGATAGATGGCCAATTCAACACAACTCTTTTCAGTCTCAATTCatttttcattcatgtttttatttttttattcatttatataatttttttttaatccagtctATTTTATTTTCCAGTCAACATCCAATATATTTTATCCTGtcgtatgtttattttattttattttattttattttattttattttattttattttaatttattttattttagcaccCAGTCTTTTGTCTTATCCAGTcctttttgttctattttttattattttacttttttatttcatttatttattgtattttattttgttatgacAGCCGTTTTGTTCTTTGTTCTTTGTTCtttgttctttaaataaataattttatttaaatcttcTGAACTGCTTGTCCTATGTAGAGTCCTTCATAGTCTCTTCTATTATATTCAGTTGTACGCTGGTCTTTTCTATTATTGTGTCCTGATTGGTTAATAATCTGGCCTGTCTCAGATTGTGGGCCTGACAGCATCAGTCGGCATCGGTTCTTTCAAGAGCAGGCAGGACGCAGAGAACAACATCTTACAGCTCTGTGCCAATCTGGACACCAGGGTCATCACCACAGTTACTGAACACAAAGATGAGCTCAAGTCATATGTGCACACGCCTGACAAAGGTCAGCACATACAATATACACACATAAGACGTTACCTCTCATACATGATTATTAAtgccatatgtgtgtgtgccAGCTTTTTTCGAGGTTAAACAGTGCTCGAGTCACCCCTTCATCAGAATAATCAAAAACATCATGAGTAACATTGAGCAGCTGGCGCAGAAGACCTATGACATCAGTGCGTATTCCTCACCTGCACTTGCATGTtgtacaaacacagacacacagactaaCACACATGTGTCTCTGTGGGTCCCAGAGAGCCTGTCGAACATCCAGAATCGTGAGTATGGCTCACAAAAATATGAGCAGTGGATTGTTTCTGTTCAGAAGAGCTGCAGAGTCTTACAGATGAAGAACACAGATGAGGAGAGACGCATCTGCAGAGAACTCTACAACTACACTGAACACCTGCGGgtgagagatagatagatagatagatagatagatagatagatagatagatagatagatagatagatagatagatagatagatagatagatagatagatagatagatagatagatagatggacggacggacggacggacagacagagacagacagacagagacagacagaaagacagacagagagacagacagacagacagaatgacagacaaacagacagacagacagacagtcagaatgacagacagacagaaagaatgacagacaaacagacagacagaaagaatgacagacaaacagacagaatgacagacagacacacagacagacagacagaatgacagacagagagacaggcagacagacagacagacagacagacagacagacggacatcagacagtcagtcagacagacagacagacagacagacagatagacagacagacatacagacagtcagaatgacagacagacagacagacagacagacagacggacagacagacagtcagaaagacaaacagacagacagacagacagacaaacagacagacagacagacagtcagtcagacagacagacagacagaataacagacagacagacagaatgacagacagacagaaagacagacagtcagtcagacagacagacagacagacagacagacagacagacagacggacagacagacagacagtcagacagacagacagacggacggacggacggatggacggagagacagacagacatacagtcagacaaagaaaaagacagacaaacagagagtcagtcagacagacagacagacagtcagacagacagacagacagtcagaatgacaggcagacagacagtcagacagacagacatacagacacacacacagacagtcagacagacagacagacagacagagagacagacagacagacagacagacagacaaacagacagacagacagacagacatagagacagacagacagacagacagaatgacagacagacggacatcagacagtcagtcagacagacaaacacacaaacagacagtcagaatgacagacagacagacagacagacagacagacagacagtcagaatgacagacagacagacagacagaatgacagacagacggacagacagacagtcagaaagacaaacagacagtcagacaaacagacagacagacagtcagtcagacagacagacagacagacagacagacagacagacagaatgacagacagacagacagacagacagacagacagacagaaaaacagacagacaggcacagacagacagaaagacagagagacagacagacagaaagacagacagtcagacagacagacagacagacagacagacaaacagacagatagacagaaagaaagacagacagacagtcagtcagtcaaacagacagacagacagacagagactcagtcagacagacagacagacagacagacagacagacagacagaatgacagacgaacagacagacagtcagacagacggacggacggacggacggataaacagacagacagaatgacagacatacagtcagacaaagagacagacagacagacagacacacagacagtcagacagacagacagtcagaatgacagacagacagacacacagacagtcagaatgacagacagacagacagacacacagacagtcagacagacagacagaatgacagacagaatgacagacagtcagacagacagacagacagacagacagacagtcagacagacagacagacagacagaatgacagacagacagacacacagacacacagacagtcagacagacagacagacagaatgacagacagaatgacagacagtcagtcagacagacagacagaatgacagtcagacagacagacagacagacagacagaatgacagacagaatgacagacagacagaatgacagacagacacacagacagtcagccagacagacagaatgacagacagaatgacagacagtcagacagacagacagacagtcagacagacagacagtcagacagacagacagaatgacagacagacacacagacagtcagacagacaaacagacagacagacagaatgacagacagaatgacagacagtcagtcagacagacagacagacagaatgacagtcagacagacagacagacagacagaatgacagacagacagacagacagaatgacagacagacacacagacagtcagacagacagacggacggacagaaagacagacagaatgacagacagacagacagtcagacagacagacagacagaatgacagacagtcagtcagacggacagacagacagacagacagacagtcagacagacagacagacggacggacggacagaaagacagacagaatgacagacagacagacagacagacagacagacagacagacagtcagtcagacggacagacagacagacagacagacagacagtcagacagacagacagacggacggacggacagaaagacagacagaatgacagacagacagacagtcagacagacagacagacagaatgacagacagtcagtcagacggacagacagacagacagacagtcagacagacagacagacggacggacggacagaaagacagacagaatgacagacagaatgacagacagacagacagtcagacagacagacagtcacacAGTCAGATTGACAGACATATTTTAAATTGAGTGATCAGAATCTGACTGTAGTTCTATTTTCTTCTTCAGAAATATAATGATGCTCTGATCATTAATGAAGATGCGCGGACTAAAGATGCGCTTGATTATCTGGACGCGTTCTTTGAGCAGGTCCGGAATGCCGGCTACGATGAGACCGAGAGGAAACTCACGGCGCTCTACGACTGTAAGTATCCTCCTCTCACTGAGCTGACAGACAGCAGCACATAACACACATGATtagagtctgagtgtgtgtgacgCAGGTCAGCGGCCGCAGTTACTGCATCTGGCCACCGAGGGGGAGCAGAACCCTAAACTAGATGAGCTGAGGTTCATCCTGGAGGAGGAATACCACAATAACGATCAAACACGCACCGTTATGTTTGTTAAGACACGCGCCCTCGCCGATGTGAGTCTAACCTCAGTGATATGACTTCTGCATGTGTCTATAAATGTGACCGGAGCACGAAAGCTGTCATCAGTGGCACagatatatttgtagaaatagtcaacaatacattgtatgagtcataatgatacatttttcttttatgccaaaaatcattaggatattaagtaaagatcatgttccatgaagatattttgtcaatttcctaccgtttatatatttatatataaggcaATGAAGAAATGGATTGATGAGACTGATTCCCTCAAGTTCCTAAAGCCTGGTGTTCTGATAGGAAAAGGCAGAAAATCCAACTCAGGtggaaattcacacacacacacacacacaaaacacgatGAATCTGTGCCTCATGACTCAATGTTTGAAATTAGTTTTGAAGACAAATtgacatatatttacatatttacattaaaaatctggaatctagaCAAAATCCAGTTCGGGCAAAATAAAAGCTCAAGGCTTTAATGTTTGAGCATGACAGAATTGCGTTGTAATTGtacaattgtgctataaaataataatac encodes the following:
- the LOC132118612 gene encoding antiviral innate immune response receptor RIG-I-like isoform X1, whose protein sequence is MYELEKENLRRFNDHITMFLRPSLIKDFMTEYLGKKEIVESILSTETKSVTEAAQMLLAEMCCLEETGWFQAFLDTLHASDYTGLHHAIKEWSFQEIEKLSEHRRLLEKIEASITKHMKPSEMLVHMSDCLKPRECEEIRAEENQRGRITASEKLVMSLLRSDKPNWFKLLKIALGNCDLDEALQLLEKDEEVKALKVNECDEEPEAMITTVSFEYREETEDMLMRGNNTSASEKPTGFKGEAERSGERKLREYQKELTTAATQGQNTIICAPTGCGKTIVALAISEYHLKQFPERAKIVFLATKVDVYEQQYKLFKEHFSSKDPNIRVTGMCGDMEMSVRWLIENHDIVVMTAQILVNALQSPELLSLEILSLILFDECHNTTGKHPYNNIMTRYLDTKLTSSTHTLPQIVGLTASVGIGSFKSRQDAENNILQLCANLDTRVITTVTEHKDELKSYVHTPDKAFFEVKQCSSHPFIRIIKNIMSNIEQLAQKTYDIKSLSNIQNREYGSQKYEQWIVSVQKSCRVLQMKNTDEERRICRELYNYTEHLRKYNDALIINEDARTKDALDYLDAFFEQVRNAGYDETERKLTALYDCQRPQLLHLATEGEQNPKLDELRFILEEEYHNNDQTRTVMFVKTRALADAMKKWIDETDSLKFLKPGVLIGKGRKSNSGMTLNNKKGILDSFKSSDQSKMLIATSVADEGIDIPQCNLVLMYEYVGNVVKMVQVRGRGRAEGSRCFLISSSKECIEKEKLNMFKEKIVEEAIEQLQKRPDLSNQVDKLQRDDKTRRDQIGACSEKPKTKGSYELLCSKCKRFACMSDDIRVVQGAHHIVLDRSMFNRCTTVAHNSPRAFCGFNKKEKMHCAECKHDWGLVTSYSTIQDLPLVKIESFVVRDCVTHRQQYFRKWRDVTFAISEFDMTEIPPEMCRPRD
- the LOC132118612 gene encoding antiviral innate immune response receptor RIG-I-like isoform X2; translated protein: MLLAEMCCLEETGWFQAFLDTLHASDYTGLHHAIKEWSFQEIEKLSEHRRLLEKIEASITKHMKPSEMLVHMSDCLKPRECEEIRAEENQRGRITASEKLVMSLLRSDKPNWFKLLKIALGNCDLDEALQLLEKDEEVKALKVNECDEEPEAMITTVSFEYREETEDMLMRGNNTSASEKPTGFKGEAERSGERKLREYQKELTTAATQGQNTIICAPTGCGKTIVALAISEYHLKQFPERAKIVFLATKVDVYEQQYKLFKEHFSSKDPNIRVTGMCGDMEMSVRWLIENHDIVVMTAQILVNALQSPELLSLEILSLILFDECHNTTGKHPYNNIMTRYLDTKLTSSTHTLPQIVGLTASVGIGSFKSRQDAENNILQLCANLDTRVITTVTEHKDELKSYVHTPDKAFFEVKQCSSHPFIRIIKNIMSNIEQLAQKTYDIKSLSNIQNREYGSQKYEQWIVSVQKSCRVLQMKNTDEERRICRELYNYTEHLRKYNDALIINEDARTKDALDYLDAFFEQVRNAGYDETERKLTALYDCQRPQLLHLATEGEQNPKLDELRFILEEEYHNNDQTRTVMFVKTRALADAMKKWIDETDSLKFLKPGVLIGKGRKSNSGMTLNNKKGILDSFKSSDQSKMLIATSVADEGIDIPQCNLVLMYEYVGNVVKMVQVRGRGRAEGSRCFLISSSKECIEKEKLNMFKEKIVEEAIEQLQKRPDLSNQVDKLQRDDKTRRDQIGACSEKPKTKGSYELLCSKCKRFACMSDDIRVVQGAHHIVLDRSMFNRCTTVAHNSPRAFCGFNKKEKMHCAECKHDWGLVTSYSTIQDLPLVKIESFVVRDCVTHRQQYFRKWRDVTFAISEFDMTEIPPEMCRPRD